From the Megasphaera vaginalis (ex Bordigoni et al. 2020) genome, one window contains:
- the holA gene encoding DNA polymerase III subunit delta → MNYIRLINGTESYLMERERRRFLDACNRDFGAAADVRLFSRTASVGDVIAALAEDSLFGGAAVVIWTDCPFLPLQRGGRTRTKATAEEREFADFLGKLPSRKALLFYTAGKVNEKAPFFRLISALTASSYYESVTDKTVMPYVDAYLKKRGKVLTGNSRAYLQEIFQTWEEIPLLYVFTELDKLCISLAAEREIDVACLTGLFAGSLEKNMFTFTDCFLRRDGVKTTPFLPPLFTKSDVFLKTVGYMASRLRLLLAYKELTAAGLSARQCEAAMTQINHGRNGKYLIFHLKKVAKYWKMEELKELLQRLFTLQLHMRRGTASADDVAALVCLYCSNKGRVS, encoded by the coding sequence TTGAACTATATCCGATTGATCAACGGGACGGAATCCTATCTGATGGAACGGGAACGGCGCCGTTTTCTGGACGCCTGCAACCGCGACTTCGGCGCGGCTGCGGACGTGCGCCTTTTTTCCCGCACGGCCTCTGTCGGCGACGTGATCGCCGCGTTAGCGGAAGACTCGCTGTTCGGCGGCGCTGCTGTCGTCATCTGGACGGATTGTCCTTTTTTGCCGTTGCAGCGCGGCGGCAGGACGCGGACTAAGGCGACGGCGGAGGAACGTGAATTTGCCGACTTCCTCGGCAAGTTGCCGAGCAGGAAGGCGCTCCTTTTTTATACGGCCGGCAAGGTCAATGAAAAGGCTCCTTTTTTTCGTCTGATCAGCGCGCTGACGGCGTCGTCTTATTATGAAAGCGTTACGGACAAAACGGTCATGCCCTATGTCGACGCATACTTGAAAAAAAGAGGCAAGGTCTTGACCGGGAACAGCCGCGCGTATTTGCAGGAAATATTTCAGACGTGGGAAGAAATACCGTTGCTGTATGTCTTTACGGAACTGGACAAGCTCTGCATTTCCCTGGCCGCGGAAAGAGAGATCGACGTCGCCTGCCTGACCGGTCTTTTTGCCGGTTCGCTGGAAAAAAACATGTTTACCTTTACGGATTGTTTTTTGCGCCGCGACGGCGTGAAGACGACGCCTTTTCTGCCGCCGCTGTTTACCAAAAGCGACGTTTTTCTCAAGACTGTCGGATACATGGCTTCGCGCCTGCGCCTTCTTCTGGCGTATAAGGAACTGACGGCTGCCGGGCTGAGCGCAAGGCAGTGCGAGGCAGCCATGACGCAGATAAATCACGGCAGAAACGGCAAATATCTCATTTTTCACTTGAAAAAAGTGGCAAAGTATTGGAAAATGGAAGAACTGAAAGAATTGCTGCAGCGGCTGTTTACCCTGCAGCTTCACATGCGCCGCGGTACGGCTTCCGCCGACGATGTGGCGGCGCTGGTTTGTTTGTATTGCAGTAATAAAGGCAGGGTATCATAG